In Balaenoptera ricei isolate mBalRic1 chromosome 4, mBalRic1.hap2, whole genome shotgun sequence, the following are encoded in one genomic region:
- the RIPK4 gene encoding receptor-interacting serine/threonine-protein kinase 4 isoform X1: MAGESRSPWALGLLRTFDAGEFAGWEKVGSGGFGQVYKVRHVHWKTWLAIKCSPSLHVDDRERMELLEEAKKMEMAKFRYILPVYGICQEPVGLVMEYMETGSLEKLLASEPLPWDLRFRIIHEAAVGMNFLHCMSPPLLHLDLKPANILLDAHYHVKISDFGLAKCNGLSHSHDLSMDGLFGTIAYLPPERIREKSRLFDTKHDVYSFAIVIWGVLTQKKPFADEKNILHIMVKVVKGHRPELPPVCRPRPRACESLLRLMQRCWHGDPRERPSFQEITSETEDLCEKPDDEVKETTQDPDVRNPPEAEAEAPVATPLKRASAPTFDNNYSLSELLSQLDSGISQTLEGPEELSRSSSESRLPSASSGKRLSGVSSVDSAFSSRGSLSLSFEREPSAGDLGATDVQKKKLVDAIVNGDTSRLMKILQPQDVDLVLDGGASLLHLAAQAGQEDCVKWLLLNNANPDLANRKGSTPLHLAVEKRVRGVVELLLARKISVNAADEDQWTALHFAAQNGDEGSTRLLLEKNASVHEADCEGRTPMHVACQHGQESIVRILLRRGVDAGLPGKDAWVPLHYAAWQGHLPIVKLLAKQPGVSVDAQTLDGRTPLHLAAQRGHYRVARVLIDLHSDVNVCGLLAQTPLHVAAETGHTSTARLLLHRGARREAVTAEGCTALHLAARAGHLATVKLLVEERADVLARGPRHQTALHLAAAGGHSEVVEELVSADVRDLSDEQGLSALHLAARGRHAKTVEALLRHGAHVNLQSLKFQGGPGPSAALLRRSKT; the protein is encoded by the exons ATGGCGGGCGAGAGCCGGAGCCCGTGGGCTCTGGGGCTGCTGCGCACGTTCGACGCGGGCGAGTTCGCGGGCTGGGAGAAGGTCGGCTCGGGCGGCTTCGGGCAGGTGTACAAGGTGCGCCACGTCCACTGGAAGACGTGGCTCGCCATCAAGTGCTCGCCGAGCCTGCACGTCGACGACAG GGAGCGCATGGAACTTTTGGAGGAAGCCAAGAAGATGGAGATGGCCAAGTTCCGTTACATCCTGCCCGTGTACGGCATCTGCCAGGAGCCCGTGGGCCTGGTCATGGAGTACATGGAGACGGGCTCCCTGGAGAAGCTGCTGGCCTCCGAGCCGCTGCCCTGGGACCTGCGCTTCCGCATCATCCACGAGGCGGCCGTGGGCATGAACTTCCTGCACTGCATGTCCCCGCCTCTCCTCCACCTGGACCTCAAGCCCGCCAACATCCTGCTGGACGCCCACTACCACGTCAAG ATCTCCGACTTCGGGCTGGCCAAGTGCAACGGGCTGTCCCACTCGCACGACCTCAGCATGGACGGCCTTTTCGGCACCATCGCCTACCTTCCTCCTGAGCGCATCCGGGAGAAGAGCCGGCTCTTCGACACCAAGCACGACGTGTACAG CTTTGCCATCGTGATCTGGGGCGTGCTCACACAGAAGAAACCGTTTGCAG atgagaaaaacatCCTGCACATCATGGTGAAGGTGGTGAAGGGCCACCGCCCCGAGCTGCCGCCTGTCTGCAGACCCAGGCCTCGCGCCTGCGAGAGCCTCCTGCGCCTCATGCAGAGGTGCTGGCACGGGGACCCCCGGGAGCGGCCCAGCTTCCAAG AAATCACTTCTGAAACCGAGGACCTGTGTGAAAAACCTGATGATGAGGTGAAAGAGACGACTCAAGACCCAGATGTGAGAAACCCCCCTGAGGCCGAGGCCGAG GCGCCCGTGGCCACCCCGCTCAAGCGAGCCTCTGCCCCGACCTTTGACAACAACTACAGCCTCTCCGAGCTGCTGTCCCAGCTAGACTCGGGCATCTCCCAGACCCTCGAGGGCCCGGAAGAGCTCAGCCGCAGCTCCTCCGAATCCAGACTTCCGTCGGCGAGCAGCGGCAAGAGGCTCTCCGGGGTGTCCTCGGTGGATTCTGCCTTCTCCTCCAGAGGGTCGCTGTCCTTGTCTTTCGAGCGGGAGCCTTCAGCGGGCG ATCTCGGCGCCACCGACGTCCAGAAGAAGAAGCTCGTGGATGCCATCGTGAACGGGGACACCAGCAGGTTGATGAAGATCCTGCAGCCCCAGGACGTCGACCTGGTCCTGGACGGGGGCGCCAGCCTGCTGCACCTGGCCGCGCAGGCCGGGCAGGAGGACTGCGTCAAGTGGCTGCTGCTTAACAACGCCAACCCCGACCTCGCCAACAGGAAGGGCTCCACCCCGCTCCACCTGGCCGTGGAGAAGAGGGTGCGCGGCGTCGTGGAGCTCCTGCTGGCCCGCAAGATCAGCGTCAACGCCGCGGACGAGGACCAGTGGACGGCCCTGCACTTCGCGGCCCAGAACGGGGACGAGGGCAGCACGCGGCTGCTGCTGGAGAAGAACGCCTCCGTGCACGAGGCAGACTGCGAGGGCCGGACGCCCATGCACGTGGCCTGCCAGCACGGCCAGGAGAGCATCGTGCGTATCCTGCTGCGCCGCGGCGTGGACGCGGGCCTGCCGGGGAAGGACGCCTGGGTGCCGCTGCACTACGCCGCCTGGCAGGGCCACCTGCCCATCGTCAAGCTGCTGGCCAAGCAGCCGGGGGTGAGCGTGGACGCGCAGACGCTGGACGGGAGGACGCCCCTGCACCTGGCCGCCCAGCGCGGGCACTACCGCGTGGCCCGCGTCCTCATCGACCTGCACTCCGACGTCAACGTCTGCGGCCTGCTGGCGCAGACGCCCCTGCACGTGGCTGCGGAGACGGGGCACACGAGCACCGCCAGGCTGCTCCTGCACCGGGGCGCCCGCAGGGAGGCCGTGACGGCCGAGGGCTGCACCGCGCTGCACCTGGCCGCCCGCGCTGGGCACCTGGCGACCGTCAAGCTGCTGGTGGAGGAGCGGGCCGACGTGCTGGCCCGGGGGCCCCGCCACCAGACGGCGCTGCACCTGGCCGCCGCCGGCGGGCACTCGGAGGTGGTGGAGGAGCTGGTCAGCGCCGACGTGCGTGACCTGTCTGACGAGCAGGGGCTCAGCGCGCTGCACCTGGCCGCCCGGGGCCGGCACGCCAAGACGGTGGAGGCGCTGCTCAGACACGGGGCCCACGTCAACCTGCAGAGCCTCAAGTTCCAGGGCGGCCCCGGCCCCTCCGCCGCGCTCCTCCGGCGGAGCAAGACCTAG
- the RIPK4 gene encoding receptor-interacting serine/threonine-protein kinase 4 isoform X2, with translation MELLEEAKKMEMAKFRYILPVYGICQEPVGLVMEYMETGSLEKLLASEPLPWDLRFRIIHEAAVGMNFLHCMSPPLLHLDLKPANILLDAHYHVKISDFGLAKCNGLSHSHDLSMDGLFGTIAYLPPERIREKSRLFDTKHDVYSFAIVIWGVLTQKKPFADEKNILHIMVKVVKGHRPELPPVCRPRPRACESLLRLMQRCWHGDPRERPSFQEITSETEDLCEKPDDEVKETTQDPDVRNPPEAEAEAPVATPLKRASAPTFDNNYSLSELLSQLDSGISQTLEGPEELSRSSSESRLPSASSGKRLSGVSSVDSAFSSRGSLSLSFEREPSAGDLGATDVQKKKLVDAIVNGDTSRLMKILQPQDVDLVLDGGASLLHLAAQAGQEDCVKWLLLNNANPDLANRKGSTPLHLAVEKRVRGVVELLLARKISVNAADEDQWTALHFAAQNGDEGSTRLLLEKNASVHEADCEGRTPMHVACQHGQESIVRILLRRGVDAGLPGKDAWVPLHYAAWQGHLPIVKLLAKQPGVSVDAQTLDGRTPLHLAAQRGHYRVARVLIDLHSDVNVCGLLAQTPLHVAAETGHTSTARLLLHRGARREAVTAEGCTALHLAARAGHLATVKLLVEERADVLARGPRHQTALHLAAAGGHSEVVEELVSADVRDLSDEQGLSALHLAARGRHAKTVEALLRHGAHVNLQSLKFQGGPGPSAALLRRSKT, from the exons ATGGAACTTTTGGAGGAAGCCAAGAAGATGGAGATGGCCAAGTTCCGTTACATCCTGCCCGTGTACGGCATCTGCCAGGAGCCCGTGGGCCTGGTCATGGAGTACATGGAGACGGGCTCCCTGGAGAAGCTGCTGGCCTCCGAGCCGCTGCCCTGGGACCTGCGCTTCCGCATCATCCACGAGGCGGCCGTGGGCATGAACTTCCTGCACTGCATGTCCCCGCCTCTCCTCCACCTGGACCTCAAGCCCGCCAACATCCTGCTGGACGCCCACTACCACGTCAAG ATCTCCGACTTCGGGCTGGCCAAGTGCAACGGGCTGTCCCACTCGCACGACCTCAGCATGGACGGCCTTTTCGGCACCATCGCCTACCTTCCTCCTGAGCGCATCCGGGAGAAGAGCCGGCTCTTCGACACCAAGCACGACGTGTACAG CTTTGCCATCGTGATCTGGGGCGTGCTCACACAGAAGAAACCGTTTGCAG atgagaaaaacatCCTGCACATCATGGTGAAGGTGGTGAAGGGCCACCGCCCCGAGCTGCCGCCTGTCTGCAGACCCAGGCCTCGCGCCTGCGAGAGCCTCCTGCGCCTCATGCAGAGGTGCTGGCACGGGGACCCCCGGGAGCGGCCCAGCTTCCAAG AAATCACTTCTGAAACCGAGGACCTGTGTGAAAAACCTGATGATGAGGTGAAAGAGACGACTCAAGACCCAGATGTGAGAAACCCCCCTGAGGCCGAGGCCGAG GCGCCCGTGGCCACCCCGCTCAAGCGAGCCTCTGCCCCGACCTTTGACAACAACTACAGCCTCTCCGAGCTGCTGTCCCAGCTAGACTCGGGCATCTCCCAGACCCTCGAGGGCCCGGAAGAGCTCAGCCGCAGCTCCTCCGAATCCAGACTTCCGTCGGCGAGCAGCGGCAAGAGGCTCTCCGGGGTGTCCTCGGTGGATTCTGCCTTCTCCTCCAGAGGGTCGCTGTCCTTGTCTTTCGAGCGGGAGCCTTCAGCGGGCG ATCTCGGCGCCACCGACGTCCAGAAGAAGAAGCTCGTGGATGCCATCGTGAACGGGGACACCAGCAGGTTGATGAAGATCCTGCAGCCCCAGGACGTCGACCTGGTCCTGGACGGGGGCGCCAGCCTGCTGCACCTGGCCGCGCAGGCCGGGCAGGAGGACTGCGTCAAGTGGCTGCTGCTTAACAACGCCAACCCCGACCTCGCCAACAGGAAGGGCTCCACCCCGCTCCACCTGGCCGTGGAGAAGAGGGTGCGCGGCGTCGTGGAGCTCCTGCTGGCCCGCAAGATCAGCGTCAACGCCGCGGACGAGGACCAGTGGACGGCCCTGCACTTCGCGGCCCAGAACGGGGACGAGGGCAGCACGCGGCTGCTGCTGGAGAAGAACGCCTCCGTGCACGAGGCAGACTGCGAGGGCCGGACGCCCATGCACGTGGCCTGCCAGCACGGCCAGGAGAGCATCGTGCGTATCCTGCTGCGCCGCGGCGTGGACGCGGGCCTGCCGGGGAAGGACGCCTGGGTGCCGCTGCACTACGCCGCCTGGCAGGGCCACCTGCCCATCGTCAAGCTGCTGGCCAAGCAGCCGGGGGTGAGCGTGGACGCGCAGACGCTGGACGGGAGGACGCCCCTGCACCTGGCCGCCCAGCGCGGGCACTACCGCGTGGCCCGCGTCCTCATCGACCTGCACTCCGACGTCAACGTCTGCGGCCTGCTGGCGCAGACGCCCCTGCACGTGGCTGCGGAGACGGGGCACACGAGCACCGCCAGGCTGCTCCTGCACCGGGGCGCCCGCAGGGAGGCCGTGACGGCCGAGGGCTGCACCGCGCTGCACCTGGCCGCCCGCGCTGGGCACCTGGCGACCGTCAAGCTGCTGGTGGAGGAGCGGGCCGACGTGCTGGCCCGGGGGCCCCGCCACCAGACGGCGCTGCACCTGGCCGCCGCCGGCGGGCACTCGGAGGTGGTGGAGGAGCTGGTCAGCGCCGACGTGCGTGACCTGTCTGACGAGCAGGGGCTCAGCGCGCTGCACCTGGCCGCCCGGGGCCGGCACGCCAAGACGGTGGAGGCGCTGCTCAGACACGGGGCCCACGTCAACCTGCAGAGCCTCAAGTTCCAGGGCGGCCCCGGCCCCTCCGCCGCGCTCCTCCGGCGGAGCAAGACCTAG